From a region of the Pedosphaera parvula Ellin514 genome:
- a CDS encoding quinone oxidoreductase family protein yields the protein MNKDDISAVGAVRRLSQPKKRARQAAKSRIEEKKTTMKAAAIDKFGPPSVLKLHMLPMPKPGPGEVLIALRAAGIGVWDGDIRGGWWPQGRPKFPLVLGSDGAGIVVTKGVRVRRFREGDRVWAYEFINPKGGFYAEYAAVDAEHVGRLPRRLDFLHAGASAVTGLTALQGIDDHLRVRKGETVLIFGASGAVGTLAVQFAKRRGAKVLGTASGSEATKLVRRLGATGVFDPRSKNAVEQLKALAPGGINAVLALAGGNMLERCIDLVRPGGRVAHPNGVEPEPKQRKNVRVLAYDAAAGRRESERLDRAVEEARLRVPIAAIYPLAQAAKAHQRLEKGHVLGRIVLEIK from the coding sequence ATGAACAAGGATGACATTTCAGCGGTGGGCGCTGTCAGACGGCTTTCGCAACCAAAAAAGCGCGCACGGCAAGCCGCCAAATCACGAATCGAGGAGAAGAAGACCACAATGAAGGCGGCCGCCATCGATAAGTTTGGTCCGCCATCGGTTTTAAAACTGCATATGCTGCCGATGCCCAAGCCCGGGCCGGGCGAAGTGCTCATTGCACTGCGTGCAGCCGGCATTGGCGTATGGGACGGGGACATACGGGGAGGATGGTGGCCGCAGGGACGTCCCAAGTTTCCACTGGTTCTTGGATCAGACGGCGCGGGAATTGTGGTTACGAAAGGAGTGCGTGTAAGACGTTTTCGCGAGGGCGACCGGGTATGGGCCTATGAATTCATCAATCCGAAAGGTGGATTCTATGCCGAGTATGCGGCAGTAGACGCTGAGCATGTCGGACGCCTGCCGCGGCGATTGGATTTTTTGCATGCTGGTGCTTCAGCTGTGACCGGGCTAACTGCGCTTCAGGGGATCGACGACCATTTGCGGGTTCGAAAGGGCGAGACGGTGTTGATCTTTGGTGCATCCGGCGCGGTGGGCACGCTGGCAGTGCAATTTGCGAAGCGCCGGGGCGCTAAGGTATTGGGAACTGCATCAGGAAGTGAAGCAACAAAACTCGTTCGCCGCCTTGGCGCTACTGGCGTATTTGATCCGCGAAGTAAAAACGCCGTGGAACAGCTCAAGGCGCTGGCACCTGGCGGAATCAATGCGGTTCTTGCTCTCGCGGGTGGGAATATGCTTGAGCGATGCATCGATCTCGTGCGCCCGGGAGGAAGGGTGGCACATCCGAACGGTGTTGAACCCGAACCAAAGCAAAGGAAAAACGTCCGGGTGCTCGCCTACGATGCAGCAGCAGGTCGGAGGGAGTCCGAACGTCTGGACCGCGCGGTGGAGGAAGCCCGGCTCCGCGTGCCCATTGCAGCGATTTACCCATTGGCACAGGCTGCGAAGGCTCACCAACGTCTCGAGAAGGGTCATGTCCTGGGCAGAATCGTGCTCGAAATCAAGTAA
- a CDS encoding aldo/keto reductase: MNTVKLPSGKRVPAFGLGTWYMGEDPATHAEELATLRLGLDMGATLIDTAEMYGEGRSEKLVGEAIEGRRDEVFLVDKVLPQNASRRRMSKFCDSSLRRLGTDRIDLYLLHWRGEVPLLETVEAFKELRHAGKILAYGVSNFDITDMEELWSIPVGTDVQTDQVLYNLTRRGIEWDLLPWLRERRVPIMAYSPIERSQLVTNQKLVQFAERYEMTPAQVALAWLLAKTDVIVIPKASQREHLIENLGALEHHLTKAQLAELDRLFPPPSRPVPLEMI, encoded by the coding sequence ATCAACACCGTGAAGTTGCCATCAGGTAAACGCGTGCCGGCATTTGGCCTGGGCACCTGGTATATGGGAGAAGACCCGGCAACACATGCCGAGGAACTGGCCACGCTTCGACTGGGACTGGACATGGGGGCCACCTTAATCGATACCGCCGAGATGTATGGCGAAGGCCGTTCCGAGAAACTGGTGGGTGAAGCCATCGAAGGGCGGCGTGACGAGGTATTCCTGGTGGACAAGGTTCTGCCACAAAATGCCTCGCGGAGACGGATGTCCAAGTTTTGCGACAGCAGTCTGCGGCGGCTGGGCACCGATCGGATTGATCTTTATCTGTTGCATTGGCGCGGAGAAGTGCCGCTGCTGGAAACCGTGGAGGCTTTCAAGGAATTGCGGCACGCTGGCAAAATTCTTGCCTACGGAGTGAGCAACTTTGACATCACGGACATGGAGGAGTTGTGGTCGATTCCCGTAGGTACGGATGTACAGACTGACCAGGTGCTCTACAATCTCACACGACGGGGCATTGAATGGGACCTGTTGCCGTGGCTGCGTGAACGTCGCGTTCCGATCATGGCCTATTCACCGATTGAGCGTTCGCAACTGGTGACCAATCAAAAACTCGTTCAATTCGCGGAGCGTTACGAGATGACGCCGGCACAGGTAGCACTCGCTTGGCTGCTCGCCAAAACGGATGTCATTGTTATCCCCAAAGCGAGCCAGCGCGAGCATTTGATCGAGAATCTGGGAGCACTGGAGCATCATCTCACCAAGGCACAGCTTGCCGAGCTGGACCGCTTATTTCCCCCACCCTCCAGGCCTGTTCCACTGGAGATGATTTGA
- a CDS encoding FAD-dependent oxidoreductase: protein MSKNRIIIVGGGFGGVKCAKTLSRELSLDHTEVVLFNRENHLVFSPLLAEAVGSSVNPLDVVVPLRQLLPRVFCRTEEVQNIDPPRNEIEYLAEDCQPGRMRYDHLVVACGSMANLHVVPGMADHAFPLKNVGDAITLRSHIMEEMEKAEVCADPERRRWHLTFIVVGGGYSGVEVAGEINDLVRSSTRYFQNVRAQDVKVILIHSRHQILPEIGSRLREFTRRKMEQRGVKVMLDTCVKLASPEGVVLKDGEFLKGGTIVCTIGNSPTSIVEALTTAKENGRLATRPDMRLRDWSNVWAVGDCAQIINGHDGRPSPPTGQFAERQGTQCAHNIIRVLNNRETKPFSFKPLGELCSIGGHSAVAEIFGHDLAGFAAWFVWRGVYLFKLPTWARRFQVGLDWFLLLLFPRDLSHLRDRQTDRVTRTRYQPGDFIFQQGEPRTDFYVVTHGEVEVLDGAAKDPEHAALAVLGPGSFFGEKSLLNTEPRITSVRARTSVEVLVMGKNVFTQISPALGPLRDALAQTLNCRTLQWEANT, encoded by the coding sequence ATGAGCAAAAATCGGATTATCATAGTTGGCGGTGGCTTCGGCGGAGTGAAGTGTGCCAAAACATTAAGCCGTGAACTGTCGCTCGACCATACAGAGGTGGTGCTTTTCAACCGTGAGAATCATCTCGTCTTCAGCCCGCTATTGGCGGAGGCTGTTGGTTCCTCCGTAAATCCGCTTGATGTTGTAGTGCCATTGCGCCAGTTGTTGCCGCGTGTCTTTTGCCGAACCGAGGAGGTGCAGAACATTGACCCACCAAGGAATGAAATCGAATACCTGGCGGAGGACTGCCAACCTGGTCGAATGCGTTACGACCACCTGGTTGTTGCGTGTGGCAGCATGGCGAATCTTCATGTCGTGCCCGGCATGGCGGATCATGCCTTTCCCCTGAAGAACGTCGGTGACGCCATAACACTGCGCTCGCACATCATGGAGGAAATGGAGAAGGCTGAAGTTTGCGCCGACCCGGAGCGGCGGCGGTGGCATCTCACCTTCATCGTGGTAGGCGGTGGATACAGCGGTGTGGAAGTTGCCGGTGAAATCAATGATCTTGTCCGCAGCAGCACGCGCTATTTTCAAAACGTCCGCGCGCAGGATGTGAAGGTCATTTTGATTCATTCCCGCCACCAGATTCTGCCGGAAATCGGTTCCCGTCTACGCGAGTTCACCCGCAGGAAAATGGAGCAAAGAGGTGTCAAAGTCATGCTTGACACATGTGTCAAGCTGGCATCGCCCGAAGGCGTGGTTCTAAAAGACGGCGAGTTCTTAAAAGGCGGCACCATCGTTTGCACGATAGGCAACTCGCCAACGTCAATCGTCGAAGCCCTCACGACGGCGAAGGAGAATGGCCGCCTGGCAACCAGGCCAGACATGCGCCTGCGCGACTGGTCCAATGTATGGGCCGTCGGCGATTGCGCCCAGATCATCAATGGCCATGATGGCCGACCGTCACCGCCAACAGGCCAGTTTGCGGAACGCCAGGGCACGCAGTGTGCACACAATATCATCAGGGTGTTGAACAACCGGGAGACGAAACCGTTTTCCTTCAAGCCGCTCGGGGAACTCTGTTCCATTGGCGGCCATTCCGCCGTGGCGGAAATATTTGGCCATGATTTGGCCGGGTTCGCCGCATGGTTTGTCTGGCGGGGCGTCTACCTGTTCAAGCTCCCGACGTGGGCCAGGCGCTTTCAGGTTGGGCTCGATTGGTTTCTGCTGCTCCTATTCCCGCGAGATCTCTCGCATCTGCGTGACCGTCAAACGGACCGCGTCACGCGAACGCGCTATCAGCCGGGAGATTTTATCTTTCAACAGGGTGAACCACGAACAGACTTCTATGTGGTCACGCACGGGGAAGTGGAAGTGCTCGATGGGGCAGCAAAGGATCCTGAGCATGCGGCGTTAGCGGTGCTTGGACCCGGCTCGTTCTTCGGAGAAAAATCGCTGCTTAATACCGAGCCGCGCATCACTTCCGTGAGGGCACGGACTTCCGTGGAAGTGCTGGTAATGGGAAAAAATGTGTTCACGCAAATCTCTCCAGCTCTTGGCCCCCTTCGAGATGCCCTGGCTCAAACCCTCAACTGCCGCACGCTTCAATGGGAGGCAAACACCTGA
- a CDS encoding FAD-dependent oxidoreductase translates to MKSHPIAFSNIEAACPKLDDAQIQELARVAKCKEFHAGETLLAAGERELRFFVIKEGEVAIVDPVSEKKEPVTVLGPGQFTGDVELLAGRPSAVSAIAQSDCEVYEVSADDLKRVLSDLPRIGDTLLRAFLMRRQLIEEFGLGALRVIGSRYSKDTHRICEFLAKNKIPFNWLDLESDPQMEALLARFKITADQTPVVVCGNDKLLRNPSNAELADCLGIRKPIEQTTYDLVIIGAGPAGLAAAVYGASEGLKTLLLDRVGPGGQAGTSSKIENYMGFPEGLSGIDLADRAVIQAEKFGTILSTPAEVAGLESESGYHKLRMDSGEEVLTKCVLIASGAYYRKLNLPNFDKFEGAGVYHAATAVEAPLCRQAQVVVVGGGNSAGQAAVFLSEQASKVLLVIRGDKLGKNMSYYLVRRIEQTPNIEVHRNTEVTGLHGDKSLAAVDLTNNKTHETETIGCPAVFVFIGAVPHTTWVPPTIRLDDKGFVETGQQVAESGAWSLQRQPYMLETTVPGIFAAGDVRLGSIKRVASAVGEGSMAVQFVHQFLAGSQKQMTSQQPSASERKTEISTYEDREHQHREVAIR, encoded by the coding sequence ATGAAATCTCACCCAATAGCATTTTCCAACATCGAAGCTGCCTGTCCCAAGCTGGACGACGCACAAATCCAGGAATTGGCCAGGGTTGCCAAGTGCAAAGAGTTTCACGCAGGAGAGACCCTGCTGGCTGCAGGTGAACGCGAACTCAGATTCTTCGTGATCAAAGAGGGTGAAGTCGCCATCGTTGATCCTGTTTCCGAGAAGAAAGAGCCAGTTACGGTGCTTGGGCCCGGACAATTCACCGGCGATGTTGAACTTCTGGCTGGCCGGCCATCAGCCGTGAGTGCCATTGCTCAATCTGATTGTGAAGTGTACGAAGTTTCCGCGGACGACCTGAAGCGTGTCCTGAGTGATCTGCCACGCATAGGCGATACCCTGCTCCGGGCCTTTCTCATGCGCAGACAGTTGATTGAGGAGTTTGGTTTGGGGGCTTTACGCGTCATCGGCTCGCGCTATTCCAAGGACACACATCGGATTTGCGAGTTTCTGGCGAAAAACAAAATCCCGTTTAACTGGCTTGACCTGGAGAGCGATCCGCAAATGGAGGCGCTGCTGGCACGGTTCAAGATCACCGCCGATCAAACGCCGGTGGTTGTCTGCGGCAACGATAAGCTCCTGCGCAATCCTTCCAACGCCGAGTTGGCGGATTGCCTCGGAATTCGAAAACCAATTGAACAGACGACCTACGATCTCGTGATCATTGGGGCGGGGCCGGCGGGACTGGCGGCTGCCGTGTACGGGGCTTCGGAGGGTTTGAAGACATTGCTCCTCGACCGGGTGGGACCAGGAGGACAAGCGGGGACCAGTTCAAAAATCGAAAATTACATGGGCTTTCCAGAAGGTCTTTCAGGGATTGATCTGGCTGATAGAGCCGTGATTCAGGCCGAGAAGTTTGGCACGATATTATCGACTCCGGCGGAAGTAGCCGGGCTGGAGAGTGAGAGCGGATATCACAAATTGCGCATGGACAGCGGCGAGGAGGTATTAACAAAATGCGTGCTCATTGCCTCGGGGGCATACTATCGAAAGCTAAATCTTCCCAATTTTGACAAATTTGAAGGTGCCGGAGTGTACCATGCTGCCACCGCAGTGGAAGCTCCATTGTGTCGCCAGGCCCAAGTGGTGGTGGTTGGCGGGGGAAATTCTGCCGGTCAGGCGGCGGTTTTTCTTTCCGAACAGGCCAGCAAAGTGCTGTTGGTAATTCGTGGGGACAAGCTAGGAAAAAACATGTCGTATTATTTGGTGCGTCGCATCGAGCAAACGCCCAACATAGAAGTGCATCGCAACACAGAGGTTACCGGATTGCATGGTGACAAGTCGCTTGCCGCTGTGGATTTGACGAATAATAAAACCCACGAAACGGAAACGATTGGCTGTCCGGCTGTCTTTGTTTTCATCGGTGCGGTGCCGCACACGACCTGGGTGCCGCCCACGATCCGGCTGGATGACAAGGGATTTGTGGAAACGGGTCAACAGGTTGCAGAATCCGGAGCCTGGTCATTGCAGCGCCAGCCTTATATGCTGGAGACGACTGTGCCGGGAATATTTGCCGCGGGAGATGTGCGACTCGGCTCGATCAAACGCGTGGCTTCGGCAGTCGGAGAAGGGTCCATGGCGGTGCAGTTTGTTCACCAATTCCTCGCGGGCAGTCAAAAGCAGATGACCAGCCAACAACCTTCAGCAAGCGAACGTAAAACTGAAATTTCTACCTATGAAGACCGCGAGCATCAACACCGTGAAGTTGCCATCAGGTAA